AACACTGGAGCGAATTTTGCTGCAAAACATTGTGCCCTTCTGGTATCCACAAACGCTTGATAGACAGGAGGGTGGTTATCGGTTGAATCATGACCTTCAGAGCCAATATCAAGGAGCGTCAGAGAAATATTTAGTGTCCCAGGCACGCACTCTCTGGTTCTTTTCCCGCCTGAGCAACAGTCCCTATGGCACGGATGATCATCGTAAGGCTGCACAGCATGGATATCAATTTCTACGCGATCGCCTCTGGGATAAAGAGTACGGTGGCTTTTATTGGATAGTTGATGCTTCCGGTGCAACTCCACTTCAAATTGGTAAACATCTGTACGGTCAGGCGTTTGCGCTGTATGCCTTATCTGAATATGCGATCGCGTCACAAGACACAACTGCTTTAGAGCTTGCTAACCAGCTTTTTACTTGCTTAGAACAGTATGCCTATGATGCTCAACACGGTGGATATCGAGAATGCTTTCAGCGTGATTGGCAACCTATGTCTACCAAAATTGGCTATCTAGGTGTTCCTCCAACATTCAAATTGTTGAATACCCATTTGCATCTCTTAGAGGCATTCACAATCTACTACAGCGTGACTCAAGATGTGAATGTCCACAAGCGATTAATGGAATTGATCGTAATTACTAGCAATGCAGTTGTTCGCAAACAAATTGGTGTATGCACCGATCAGCATCATCTGGACTGGACACCTGTCAATAGCCGAGAGAACCAGCAGGTTTCCTATGGTCACATGCTGGAAACAGTTTGGTTGTTGGCGATCGCCTGCCAAACCGTAGAACTGTCTAACCATCCTTTGCTTGATCTCTACCGTTCATTCTTCCGATACGCACTGCAATATGGGTGCGATCGTCGTCGTGGTGGTTTTTATGAATCTGGATATTACAATACATCTGCCAATCAACGTAAAAAAATCTGGTGGGTTCAGGCAGAGTGCTTAGTTGCAGCCCTACAGATGTACCAGTTGACGAAAGAAGACCTTTATCTCCAATGTTTCTACCGGACATTAGATTGGATTGTTAAATATCAGGTGGATTGGCAGCAAGGGGAGTGGTATATGGAAATTTTACCGAATGGACAACCTTCAGGATGTAAAGCTGGAGCCTGGAAAGCCCCTTATCACAATGGACGCGCCATGTTGCAATGTCTGGCATTGTTAACAGATCTGTAGAGCGATTAATCTCTTTTACAGGATGAAGCTTGCGTTCACATCGTGCAGTCAACGTATAAAATTTTTGTAAATCCTGTCAATTCTACTGACACAGCGATAATTAGAAGTTAACTTAGATTTAACTTATAGCCCTACGCATATGCATTAGGACATAAGGGGGTGTGGGGGCTGCGCCCCCAGCCAGGGGTTCCACCGTTCGGCTAAGCTCACGACGAAGCCCCTGCATCCCAAATTTCCACCCTTATTTACGACGAGTTGTACTGAGCTTCTTAAGAAGGCGTCTGATTAGAAAGACACTCGATCAAAGTAAGCTACAGAACTCAACTCATACATTTCAGGGTCTTTAAAGTCATAACGATTGCTTTATATCAATCCTTTTGGATTTTGAACGGGGTGCAGGAGCTTCGACGTAAGCTTCAGGGGTTTGGTTGGCTCATCGAAAGCCTGGACGGCAAAACCTCAGGCTTGGGTCAAAGCCTCCATCCCTCGCTTCCGAATCATGTGTAAACGCTGTAGTGCTAATTTTTAGGTCTTCCCAGCTACTGTTGGGATTTCCCTAAAGTCTTTTCACAGTCCTCATTCTATTTACCAAGAGGCATCACCCCATGACTACTCCAACCTTCAAAATTAATAGCCCAACGATTGTACAAGAAACCATTGATGGTGAAGTTGTCATCGTCAACCTGGCTCAAGGCTCCTATTACAGCCTGTTAGACACCGCAACTGATATCTGGAGCGGTATTGAACAAGGTTTATCTCAACCTGCAATCGTTAACAAGTTGTTGCAGCTATATGATGTTCAACCTGATGTCGCTGAAACTACCGTTCAAACTTTTCTGCAACAGCTTCAAACTGAGGAAATCATTGTTCCTGATGCCAACTCCAATGG
Above is a genomic segment from Oscillatoria sp. FACHB-1407 containing:
- a CDS encoding AGE family epimerase/isomerase; this encodes MFLSQPSSFSLLQASETLERILLQNIVPFWYPQTLDRQEGGYRLNHDLQSQYQGASEKYLVSQARTLWFFSRLSNSPYGTDDHRKAAQHGYQFLRDRLWDKEYGGFYWIVDASGATPLQIGKHLYGQAFALYALSEYAIASQDTTALELANQLFTCLEQYAYDAQHGGYRECFQRDWQPMSTKIGYLGVPPTFKLLNTHLHLLEAFTIYYSVTQDVNVHKRLMELIVITSNAVVRKQIGVCTDQHHLDWTPVNSRENQQVSYGHMLETVWLLAIACQTVELSNHPLLDLYRSFFRYALQYGCDRRRGGFYESGYYNTSANQRKKIWWVQAECLVAALQMYQLTKEDLYLQCFYRTLDWIVKYQVDWQQGEWYMEILPNGQPSGCKAGAWKAPYHNGRAMLQCLALLTDL
- a CDS encoding PqqD family protein, translating into MTTPTFKINSPTIVQETIDGEVVIVNLAQGSYYSLLDTATDIWSGIEQGLSQPAIVNKLLQLYDVQPDVAETTVQTFLQQLQTEEIIVPDANSNGAQVEELVAQPNVVKTAFKAPVLSKYTDMEELLALDPIHDVDEMGWPNAQVDTAA